The segment TTGGCGTTTAGTGGTATCCAAGCTTCCAGTCTCCATCAGTATTGGCTTATGGACATTCTTCATTACTTATTTAGTTTCTATTCCCCTCGGAATTGCCAAAGCAGTACGTGATGGATCTCGATTTGATGCCGTTACAAGCACAATGATCTTAGTAGGTTACGCCATTCCAGGATTTGTATTGGGAGTTTTGTTACTCGTGATATTTGGCGGTGGTAGCTTTCTGCAAATATTCCCCTTGCGGGGTCTCACCTCGGATGACTGGAGTGAGTTGAGTCTGATTGGCAGGGTCATGGATTATCTGTGGCATCTTGTCTTGCCAATTACAGCATCGGTATTGGGTAGCTTTGCAGTAGTGACGATGTTGACTAAGAACTCATTCTTGGAGGAGATTCGTAAACAGTATGTGTTGACTGCGAGGGCCAAAGGCCTGACTGAGAGGCAGGTACTCTGGAAGCATGTTTTCCGCAATGCGATGTTGCCGCTTGTAACGGGCTTTCCTGCTGCATTTATTGGCGCATTCTTTACTGGGTCACTGCTGATTGAAACCCTGTTTTCTTTAGACGGACTTGGCTTGCTTTCTTATGAGTCGGTCATGCGCCGCGATTACCCGGTGGTATTTGGAACCCTTTATTTATTTACATTAATTGGTTTATTTACTAAGCTGATTTCTGATCTTTGCTATGTATATGTTGACCCTCGTATCCAGTTTGGTTCAGGAGGGGGGTCATGAGTCGTTGGCAGCGTTTTAAGACGAATCGTCGTGGCTATATCAGCCTGTGGATTTTCCTTGGCCTCTTTGGTTTATCCCTTTGCGCCGAGTTGATTGCAAACGATAAGCCTCTAGTGGTTCGTTATGATGGACATTTTTATTTTCCGATTGTGAAGAGTCAGCCCGAAACGGTTTTTGGCGGTGACTTTGCAACTCCAACAGACTTTTTAGATCCTGATATTCGTCACAACATTACGAGTGGCGGAAATTGGGCGATCTATCCGCCGATTAAATATAGCTATGAGACGCTCAATTACTTTGCGCCATCACCAAACCCAGCTCCACCATCTTGGCAGAACTGGCTGGGGACTGATGATCGGGGGCGCGACGTTCTATCTCGCCTGATTTATGGTTTTCGCTTATCTATTCTCTTTGGTTTGGCATTGACGATCGTAGGTGTAACGGTTGGCGTCATCACAGGGTCGCTAATGGGATTTTTTGGTGGCAAGTTTGATCTGATTTCTCAGCGATTGATTGAGATTTGGGCGGCAATGCCAGAGTTATATTTGCTCATTATTTTTGCTTCGATCTTTCATCCAAGCGTCTTATTGTTGATTCTTCTCTTGGCAGCATTTGGATGGATGGGTTTATCGGACTATGTGCGAGCTGAGTTCTTCCGTAACCGCGCCTTAGAGTATGTTCGAGCCGCT is part of the Polynucleobacter tropicus genome and harbors:
- a CDS encoding microcin C ABC transporter permease YejB encodes the protein MRVYILKRLLLMIPTLLGVLTLTFAVVQFVPGGPVEQMVLELKGKGGAATGGSESSGAGASANYRGRQGIDAQRLEEVKALYGFDKPPVERYFMMLGRFARFDLGDSYYQHESVWRLVVSKLPVSISIGLWTFFITYLVSIPLGIAKAVRDGSRFDAVTSTMILVGYAIPGFVLGVLLLVIFGGGSFLQIFPLRGLTSDDWSELSLIGRVMDYLWHLVLPITASVLGSFAVVTMLTKNSFLEEIRKQYVLTARAKGLTERQVLWKHVFRNAMLPLVTGFPAAFIGAFFTGSLLIETLFSLDGLGLLSYESVMRRDYPVVFGTLYLFTLIGLFTKLISDLCYVYVDPRIQFGSGGGS
- a CDS encoding ABC transporter permease; the protein is MSRWQRFKTNRRGYISLWIFLGLFGLSLCAELIANDKPLVVRYDGHFYFPIVKSQPETVFGGDFATPTDFLDPDIRHNITSGGNWAIYPPIKYSYETLNYFAPSPNPAPPSWQNWLGTDDRGRDVLSRLIYGFRLSILFGLALTIVGVTVGVITGSLMGFFGGKFDLISQRLIEIWAAMPELYLLIIFASIFHPSVLLLILLLAAFGWMGLSDYVRAEFFRNRALEYVRAARALGLTNVQIMWRHILPNSLTPVITFLPFRMSAAILSLTSLDFLGLGVPPGTPSLGELLSQGKGNLDAWWISLSTFVVLVSTLLLLTFMGEALRDAYDSRKAGLMSGGRS